The Daucus carota subsp. sativus chromosome 9, DH1 v3.0, whole genome shotgun sequence genome window below encodes:
- the LOC108202749 gene encoding ATP synthase subunit beta, mitochondrial, translated as MSSRRLLSTLLRHSSRRSTFSPKPHASRLSPRASRPSPAGFLLNRVANYSTSAAAPATTVSASPTGANAGKITDEFTGAGAIGQVCQVIGAVVDVRFDDGLPPILTALEVMDNSIRLVLEVAQHLGENMVRTIAMDGTEGLVRGQRVLNTGSPITVPVGRATLGRIMNVIGEPIDHRGDIKTDHSLPIHREAPAFVEQATEQQILVTGIKVVDLLAPYQRGGKIGLFGGAGVGKTVLIMELINNVAKAHGGFSVFAGVGERTREGNDLYREMIESGVIKLGEKQSESKCALVYGQMNEPPGARARVGLTGLTVAEHFRDAEGQDVLLFIDNIFRFTQANSEVSALLGRIPSAVGYQPTLATDLGGLQERITTTKKGSITSVQAIYVPADDLTDPAPATTFAHLDATTVLSRQISELGIYPAVDPLDSTSRMLSPHILGEEHYNTARGVQKVLQNYKNLQDIIAILGMDELSEDDKLTVARARKIQRFLSQPFHVAEVFTGAPGKYVELKESITSFQGVLDGKFDDLSEQSFYMVGGIEEVMAKAEKIAKENAASAN; from the exons ATGTCTTCACGGCGGCTCCTCTCCACTCTCCTCCGCCACTCCTCTCGACGATCTACATTCTCTCCCAAACCACACGCCTCTCGTCTCTCTCCCCGGGCGAGCCGCCCCTCGCCGGCCGGTTTCCTCCTCAACCGCGTCGCTAACTACTCCACCTCCGCCGCCGCGCCGGCGACCACGGTTTCCGCCTCGCCGACCGGAGCCAACGCAGGCAAGATCACCGACGAGTTCACCGGAGCTGGAGCGATCGGGCAGGTGTGTCAGGTCATCGGTGCCGTGGTTGATGTGCGATTCGATGATGGATTGCCGCCGATTCTCACGGCGTTAGAAGTGATGGATAATTCGATTCGATTAGTGCTGGAAGTGGCGCAGCATTTGGGGGAGAATATGGTGAGGACTATTGCTATGGATGGGACTGAGGGACTTGTGAGAGGTCAACGTGTTCTCAATACTGGTTCCCCAATCACT GTGCCTGTGGGTAGAGCTACCCTTGGTCGTATTATGAATGTTATTGGAGAGCCTATTGATCATAGAGGCGATATTA AAACCGACCATTCCCTGCCAATTCATAGAGAAGCTCCTGCATTTGTTGAGCAGGCCACCGAACAGCAGATTCTTGTTACAGGAATTAAG GTTGTTGATCTCCTTGCACCGTATCAAAGAGGTGGAAAGATTGGTCTTTTTGGTGGTGCTGGAGTGGGAAAAACTGTGCTTATTATGGAACTTATTAACAATGTTGCAAAAGCCCATG GCGGTTTCTCTGTCTTTGCTGGTGTTGGTGAGCGTACACGAGAAGGTAATGATTTATACAGAGAAATGATTGAAAGTGGTGTGATCAAGCTGGGAGAGAAGCAG AGTGAAAGCAAATGCGCTCTTGTGTATGGTCAAATGAATGAACCCCCTGGTGCACGTGCTCGTGTCGGCCTTACTGGACTAACAGTTGCTGAACATTTCAGAGATGCTGAGGGTCAAGATGTGCTTCTTTTCATTGACAATATTTTCAGATTTACACAG GCTAACTCAGAGGTGTCTGCTCTGCTGGGTCGTATCCCATCTGCCGTCGGTTATCAACCAACTTTGGCTACTGATCTCGGAGGACTTCAAGAGCGTATTACTACAACAAAGAAAGGATCTATCACTTCTGTTCAAGCTATTTATGTGCCTGCTGATGACTTGACTGATCCAGCTCCTGCAACAACTTTTGCTCACTTGGATGCCACAACTGTGTTGTCTCGTCAG ATCTCCGAGCTTGGTATCTATCCAGCTGTCGACCCTCTTGACTCTACATCTCGTATGCTTTCTCCTCATATTTTGGGGGAGGAACATTACAATACTGCTCGTGGTGTACAAAAAGTGCTTCAGAATTACAAGAATTTGCAAGATATTATTGCTATTTTGGGGATGGACGAGCTAAGTGAAGACGACAAGTTGACAGTTGCTCGTGCTCGCAAAATTCAAAGGTTCTTGAGCCAGCCTTTCCATGTTGCAGAAGTTTTCACTGGTGCTCCTGGAAAGTACGTGGAGTTGAAGGAGAGCATTACCAGCTTCCAG GGTGTTTTGGATGGGAAGTTTGATGACCTTTCAGAACAGTCATTTTACATGGTTGGAGGAATTGAAGAGGTTATGGCCAAGGCAGAGAAGATTGCCAAGGAGAATGCCGCCTCGGCAAATTAA
- the LOC108200497 gene encoding fruit protein pKIWI502: MTSSTLLLRRVLSTAAALRQTSASLHPVSLSSISPAAESLFHVSLDVSSSPSLVSSYTRPGQYLQLRLPHNNRSTLLAIASPPSLAESSGVFEFLVKSVRGSTAEMLCELKEGDIVELSHAIGNGFEVEEIRRCETVFIFATGSGISPIRSLIETGFNADERSDVRLYYGARNLIRMAYQDRFKDWESSGVRIVPVLSQPSDNWTGERGFVQAAFSRSKKIYNPHSTGAVLCGHRQMAEDITSALVSDGVSIRKILKNI, from the exons ATGACCTCGAGCACGCTCCTCCTCCGGCGCGTCCTCTCCACCGCCGCTGCTCTCCGTCAAACCAGCGCCTCTCTCCACCCAGTCTCTCTCTCCTCAATCTCTCCCGCCGCCGAGTCTCTCTTCCACGTCTCTCTCGACGTCTCCTCCTCTCCCTCTCTCGTCTCCTCCTACACTCGGCCCGGCCAGTACCTCCAGCTTCGCCTACCTCATAATAACAGATCGACGTTATTAGCGATTGCTTCGCCGCCGTCGCTCGCGGAATCGAGCGGCGTGTTTGAGTTTCTGGTGAAGAGTGTGCGTGGATCGACGGCCGAGATGTTGTGTGAATTGAAGGAAGGTGATATCGTTGAATTGAGTCACGCAATCGGGAACGGTTTCGAGGTCGAAGAGATTCGACGGTGTGAGACTGTGTTTATTTTCGCTACGGGATCTGGAATTAG CCCAATCCGATCTCTAATTGAGACGGGGTTCAACGCTGACGAGAGGTCTGATGTGAGACTCTACTATGGTGCAAGAAACCTTATTAGAATGGCTTACCAG GATAGGTTCAAAGATTGGGAATCATCCGGAGTTAGAATTGTGCCTGTATTATCTCAACCGAGTGATAACTGGACCGGTGAACGCGGCTTTGTACAG GCCGCTTTTTCTAGATCCAAAAAAATTTACAACCCTCATTCTACTGGTGCAGTGCTCTGCGGTCATAGACAAATGGCTGAG GATATCACTTCTGCTCTTGTGTCTGATGGAGTTTCTATTAGGAAAATTTTGAAGAACATCTAA